A genomic segment from Gilvibacter sp. SZ-19 encodes:
- a CDS encoding isoprenyl transferase produces the protein MNDLDRIDKDKLPQHLAVIMDGNGRWAKKHGLFRTKGHESGAKAVKEVVEGAAELGIPFLTLYAFSTENWNRPKLEVQTLMKLLVSSLKKELKTLQKNNIRLGAIGALQDLPDKARTELNEVIEATKDNEQMTLTLALSYGSREEITKTIKEISSKVKNNIISIEKIDEDVINKHLYTLNLPDVDLLIRTSGEQRISNFLLWQIAYAELYFTEVLWPDFRKENLYEAILNYQNRERRFGKTSEQLN, from the coding sequence ATGAACGATTTGGACCGTATCGACAAAGATAAGCTGCCACAGCACCTCGCCGTAATTATGGACGGCAATGGTCGTTGGGCTAAAAAGCACGGTCTTTTCAGAACCAAAGGTCACGAAAGCGGTGCTAAAGCCGTGAAAGAAGTAGTTGAAGGAGCCGCAGAATTAGGCATACCTTTTTTAACACTTTACGCCTTTTCGACAGAAAACTGGAATCGTCCCAAATTAGAGGTACAAACCCTTATGAAACTCTTGGTCTCAAGTCTTAAGAAAGAGCTGAAGACCTTACAGAAAAACAATATACGCCTCGGAGCGATCGGAGCCCTTCAGGACTTGCCAGACAAGGCCAGAACGGAGCTCAATGAAGTAATTGAAGCCACAAAAGACAACGAGCAAATGACCTTGACATTGGCCCTGAGTTACGGCTCCAGAGAGGAAATCACAAAAACTATTAAAGAAATAAGTTCCAAAGTTAAAAATAACATAATTTCGATTGAAAAGATTGATGAAGACGTTATAAATAAGCATCTTTACACGCTTAATTTACCGGACGTGGATCTGTTGATCCGCACCAGTGGAGAGCAGCGTATAAGCAACTTTTTACTCTGGCAGATCGCTTATGCGGAATTATATTTTACAGAGGTACTTTGGCCCGATTTTAGAAAGGAAAATCTATACGAGGCTATTCTGAATTATCAAAACAGAGAACGCAGATTTGGAAAGACCAGTGAACAACTCAACTAA
- the bamA gene encoding outer membrane protein assembly factor BamA, giving the protein MFLNSYKRTLPLLLLLLLLSFSGFSQKRDLDANRKYEIGNIEITGLKSYNAQTVLTFTGLKSGERIYVPGQRLSDIITNLWDQNLFSDISIYVTRMEGDVVDLEINIQELPTLNNVSISGIRDRKARDIINDNELKKGQKVTQNLLTTTKNYILNKYREQGFLNAQVIMSTTAVIDSVTGLDTKQDLAIAIDKGERVKVDQITIDGNEALSDAKLQKAMKNTKKKFPLRFWKRSKYIRDDYEADKQSIIDKYKENGYRDARIVSDTLIRKSDNTVALELTVEEGNQYYFGDIDFIGNSVFSDELLSRVLGIQKGDTYNGVLLEERIADVGDPEALDLTNQYQNNGYLFSRINPVEVNVRNDTIDFEIRIIEGKPAYFDHVTVVGNTRTNDHVVYRELRTRPGEIYSKANVVRTVRELGQVGYFDPEQISPNFKNVDPNSGTLDMEYSVVEKGSSQIELQGGYGGGGFVGTVGLSFNNFSIRNIFNGKAYKPLPMGDGQTLSLRAQASTFFQTYSLSFIEPWLGGRKPIQFSASFSHTVQFFFDFRSRDADRSRKFLITGGSLGIAKRLKWPDDYFQISHAVSFQHFDLKNYVTNLFTFGDGYSNNLAYTIGLSRDNTTVNPIYPLGGSQFALTAKLTPPWSLFSNTDFANLQNDPEFQDVNGNPDQARIDQERFKWLEFYKIKFNATWYTRVVDKLVLRTHAEFGFLGAYNNDRGIPPFERFFVGGDGLGAFSLDGREVIQLRGYPNQSLSTIDGNTIFNKFTLELRYPISLKQLATIYALTFIEGGAAWDSFRDYNPFVINRSAGAGIRIFMPAFGLLGIDFGYGFDPIPGGIEPNGWETHFIIGQRF; this is encoded by the coding sequence ATATTTTTGAATTCCTATAAAAGAACTTTACCCCTTCTCTTGCTGTTATTGCTGCTGAGCTTTTCTGGCTTCAGTCAGAAACGCGACCTGGACGCCAATCGCAAATACGAGATCGGCAATATTGAGATCACAGGACTCAAAAGTTACAACGCACAGACCGTACTTACCTTTACCGGACTTAAATCCGGGGAACGCATTTATGTACCGGGGCAGCGCCTGAGCGACATCATCACCAACCTTTGGGATCAGAACCTGTTCTCAGACATCAGCATTTATGTGACCCGTATGGAGGGCGATGTGGTAGATCTAGAGATTAACATCCAAGAACTACCAACCTTGAACAATGTCTCCATATCTGGTATCAGAGATCGTAAGGCGCGCGATATCATCAACGATAACGAGCTTAAAAAAGGTCAGAAGGTTACGCAAAACCTGCTTACTACCACTAAGAATTATATCCTCAACAAATACCGCGAACAAGGCTTTCTAAATGCCCAAGTGATCATGAGCACCACTGCTGTGATCGACTCGGTTACTGGTTTGGACACCAAACAAGACTTGGCCATCGCCATCGACAAGGGCGAACGCGTAAAAGTTGATCAGATCACTATTGATGGCAACGAAGCACTTTCAGATGCAAAGCTTCAGAAGGCCATGAAGAATACCAAGAAAAAATTCCCTTTGCGATTCTGGAAACGCTCTAAGTATATCCGCGACGATTACGAAGCGGACAAGCAATCCATCATCGACAAATACAAAGAGAACGGTTATCGCGATGCACGAATCGTGAGCGACACTCTAATTCGCAAATCCGACAATACAGTTGCCCTTGAACTTACAGTAGAAGAAGGAAATCAATACTACTTCGGAGATATCGATTTCATCGGGAACAGTGTCTTTAGTGACGAATTGCTAAGCCGTGTCTTGGGAATCCAAAAAGGAGACACCTACAATGGAGTACTCTTAGAGGAACGCATTGCCGATGTAGGCGACCCGGAGGCTTTAGACCTCACCAACCAATACCAGAACAACGGTTACCTCTTCTCTCGTATTAACCCTGTGGAGGTAAACGTAAGAAACGACACCATAGATTTTGAGATCCGTATCATAGAAGGAAAACCAGCTTATTTTGATCACGTGACCGTGGTTGGAAACACTCGTACCAATGACCACGTGGTATATCGCGAACTTAGAACTCGCCCAGGCGAGATCTATTCGAAAGCCAATGTAGTGCGTACGGTTCGTGAATTGGGACAGGTTGGATATTTTGATCCTGAGCAGATCTCGCCAAACTTCAAGAACGTAGATCCGAACTCCGGTACCCTAGATATGGAATATTCTGTAGTGGAGAAAGGATCGAGCCAGATCGAACTACAAGGTGGTTACGGTGGAGGTGGATTCGTTGGAACCGTTGGACTTTCGTTCAACAACTTCTCCATCAGAAACATCTTTAACGGAAAGGCGTATAAACCGCTGCCAATGGGAGACGGACAAACCCTATCCCTAAGAGCGCAAGCCAGTACGTTCTTCCAGACTTATAGCTTGTCTTTTATCGAGCCTTGGCTGGGTGGACGTAAACCGATACAGTTCTCGGCCTCATTCTCGCATACCGTACAGTTCTTCTTTGACTTTAGAAGTAGAGATGCAGACCGTTCGCGTAAGTTCTTAATCACTGGTGGATCTTTGGGTATTGCAAAACGCCTCAAGTGGCCGGATGATTATTTCCAGATCTCGCATGCGGTAAGCTTCCAGCACTTCGACTTAAAGAATTATGTCACCAACCTATTTACGTTTGGTGATGGATACTCGAACAACTTGGCCTATACCATTGGTTTGAGTCGTGATAATACCACCGTAAACCCGATCTATCCACTAGGAGGATCACAGTTTGCCTTGACCGCTAAACTCACGCCGCCATGGTCACTGTTTAGCAATACCGACTTTGCCAACTTGCAAAACGACCCGGAATTCCAAGACGTAAACGGTAATCCAGATCAGGCGCGTATTGACCAAGAGCGATTCAAGTGGTTGGAATTCTACAAGATCAAATTCAACGCAACCTGGTATACCCGTGTTGTCGATAAATTAGTATTGAGAACCCATGCCGAATTTGGTTTCTTGGGTGCCTACAACAACGATCGTGGGATCCCTCCTTTTGAGCGTTTCTTTGTGGGTGGTGACGGACTTGGAGCCTTTAGCTTGGACGGTCGTGAAGTGATACAGTTGCGCGGTTATCCAAACCAATCGCTATCGACCATTGATGGAAATACGATTTTTAACAAATTTACGTTAGAACTGCGTTACCCTATCAGTTTAAAACAACTGGCAACCATATACGCATTGACGTTCATTGAAGGTGGAGCGGCTTGGGATAGTTTTAGAGATTATAATCCCTTCGTTATTAATCGTTCTGCTGGCGCAGGAATCCGTATATTTATGCCTGCGTTTGGACTCTTGGGAATCGATTTCGGATACGGTTTCGACCCTATTCCTGGTGGAATCGAGCCTAATGGATGGGAGACGCATTTTATAATTGGTCAACGTTTTTAA
- a CDS encoding NAD kinase, translated as MKIAIYGQFYHKNSGGYIASVLNALDKAKADVYIEANFLELIQANESIEKDYQGFETFSSLDDSFDLFFSIGGDGTILRSITYVKDLNIPIVGINTGRLGFLATIQKDDLKEHIDHILNGEYSISERSLLQVKTTPATAMEGVLNFALNEVAVNRKNTTSMIRVATELNGEYLTSYWSDGLIVATPTGSTGYSLSCGGPVIDPKSNSFVITPIAPHNLNARPFVIPDDTTIGLQVYGREDSYLLSLDSRIVTLANDTEVEITRAPFTISLVQLNHDSFIKTIRQKLLWGEDKRNFKQ; from the coding sequence ATGAAAATCGCGATCTACGGACAATTTTACCACAAAAATTCGGGCGGCTATATCGCCTCGGTACTCAACGCGCTAGATAAAGCCAAGGCCGACGTTTACATTGAGGCCAACTTTTTAGAGCTCATTCAGGCCAACGAAAGTATAGAGAAAGACTACCAAGGTTTTGAAACCTTTAGCAGTCTAGATGATTCTTTCGACCTCTTTTTTAGTATTGGTGGAGACGGGACCATCTTGCGTTCCATCACTTATGTGAAAGACCTCAATATTCCTATAGTTGGAATCAACACGGGCCGTTTAGGCTTTTTGGCCACCATTCAAAAGGACGATCTAAAAGAACATATAGATCATATCCTCAACGGAGAATACTCCATTTCTGAGCGTAGCTTGCTGCAAGTGAAAACCACCCCTGCTACTGCCATGGAAGGAGTTTTGAACTTTGCCTTGAACGAAGTTGCCGTAAACAGAAAGAACACTACCAGCATGATACGGGTTGCTACGGAGCTAAACGGCGAGTATTTGACCAGTTATTGGTCAGACGGGCTTATTGTGGCTACACCTACAGGTTCCACAGGTTACTCTTTGAGCTGCGGAGGTCCTGTTATCGATCCAAAATCGAACTCCTTTGTGATCACGCCTATTGCGCCGCACAACCTTAACGCCAGACCTTTTGTGATTCCGGACGACACGACCATCGGCTTGCAGGTATACGGACGCGAGGATTCGTACTTGCTTTCTTTAGATTCCAGGATCGTAACTTTGGCCAACGACACCGAGGTAGAGATCACTCGAGCTCCCTTTACAATTTCTCTGGTTCAACTCAACCACGACAGCTTTATAAAGACCATAAGACAGAAGCTTCTTTGGGGCGAAGACAAGCGCAATTTTAAACAATAA
- a CDS encoding pyridoxine 5'-phosphate synthase, which translates to MTRLSVNINKIATLRNARGGNVPNLLKVAADIQDFGAHGITIHPRPDERHIRYQDARDLKAVVHTEFNIEGNPVGSFVDLVNEVVPEQVTLVPDAEDVLTSNAGWDTQKHKDFLSEIIAEFKAKGMRTSIFVDPVPAMIEGAALVGTDRIELYTEAYASGYAAGNKEAVKPYAACAQLAHELGLGVNAGHDLSLDNIAYFAQQVPNLDEVSIGHALISESLYLGLENVVNMYINKLK; encoded by the coding sequence ATGACGCGATTAAGCGTAAATATCAATAAAATTGCCACCCTGCGCAATGCCAGAGGAGGAAACGTACCCAATCTGCTAAAAGTAGCTGCCGATATCCAAGATTTCGGCGCTCACGGAATCACCATCCATCCAAGACCGGACGAGCGTCATATTCGCTATCAGGATGCGCGAGATCTAAAGGCAGTGGTTCATACCGAGTTCAATATAGAAGGTAATCCTGTTGGGAGTTTTGTCGATCTGGTCAATGAAGTTGTGCCGGAACAGGTCACTTTGGTTCCGGATGCAGAAGATGTATTGACCTCCAATGCCGGTTGGGACACCCAAAAACACAAGGACTTTTTAAGCGAGATCATTGCAGAATTCAAGGCCAAGGGCATGCGAACCTCGATCTTTGTAGATCCGGTTCCTGCCATGATAGAAGGAGCTGCTCTTGTTGGAACAGATCGGATAGAGCTCTATACAGAAGCCTACGCCAGCGGTTATGCCGCCGGAAATAAAGAAGCGGTAAAGCCATATGCGGCTTGTGCTCAATTGGCACATGAGCTCGGTTTGGGTGTAAATGCCGGTCATGACCTGTCGTTAGATAACATTGCCTATTTTGCCCAACAGGTTCCGAACTTGGACGAGGTATCCATAGGGCACGCTTTGATCTCGGAGTCGCTTTATCTGGGTCTGGAGAATGTGGTCAATATGTATATCAATAAGTTGAAGTAA
- a CDS encoding OmpH family outer membrane protein, whose amino-acid sequence MRLKLILLASALMIGSLTYAQRGARIGYIDMEYILENVPEYQEASLQLDNKVQQWKKDIEKKLAEVDQMKVDLSNERVLLTKELIEEREEEIQVKQDEVLDYQQKRFGPNGDLAIQRRQLVQPVQDQVFNIVQEIAEAKKYDFIFDKSADIVMLFAAERNDISDQVVRAINRAAKRTQATSKKDKEEIEAREALSAEEDAVVTAKEQEIEAKNEERAAAAAAKKTERETLLAERKRVRDSVRAAKKAEFDARRARLLAERQARKDSIDAARAARQNNDDDGGEDDGGGL is encoded by the coding sequence ATGCGATTAAAATTAATTCTCTTGGCTTCTGCCCTTATGATCGGCAGCCTAACCTACGCGCAACGTGGAGCGCGTATCGGTTATATTGATATGGAGTACATTCTGGAGAACGTTCCAGAATACCAAGAGGCTTCCCTGCAATTGGACAACAAGGTTCAGCAGTGGAAAAAGGACATTGAAAAGAAACTGGCAGAAGTAGATCAAATGAAGGTCGACTTGAGCAACGAACGCGTTTTGCTTACCAAGGAATTGATAGAGGAGCGCGAAGAAGAGATCCAAGTAAAACAAGACGAGGTACTGGATTACCAGCAGAAGCGTTTTGGACCTAATGGCGATTTAGCCATCCAACGCAGACAATTGGTACAGCCTGTACAAGATCAAGTCTTCAACATCGTTCAAGAGATCGCAGAGGCCAAGAAATACGATTTCATCTTCGACAAATCGGCAGACATTGTTATGTTGTTTGCTGCAGAGCGAAATGATATCAGTGACCAAGTGGTTCGTGCTATCAACAGAGCGGCTAAACGAACTCAGGCCACATCTAAAAAAGATAAAGAAGAGATCGAAGCTCGCGAAGCTCTATCTGCAGAAGAAGATGCTGTAGTTACGGCGAAAGAGCAAGAAATTGAAGCTAAGAACGAAGAGCGTGCTGCTGCTGCGGCCGCAAAAAAGACCGAAAGAGAAACACTTTTGGCAGAACGCAAAAGAGTCCGTGATTCTGTGCGCGCTGCTAAAAAAGCAGAGTTCGACGCTAGAAGAGCCCGTTTGTTGGCCGAGCGTCAAGCCAGAAAAGATTCTATCGACGCCGCTCGTGCTGCACGTCAGAATAACGACGACGACGGTGGCGAAGACGATGGCGGAGGCCTTTAA
- a CDS encoding CBS domain-containing protein, with translation MNTEEYIINDVRPFSLETTVKEVQNTFNNLTYSHLPVFNEGTYLGCISETDAHCFESDKTLLDVQYALEGFFVREKTNWLDVLEAFAQYNSNIMPVLDDDQQYLGYFELGDIMNLFSETPFLHEAGGIIIVEKGVNDYSFSEICQIVESNDARLLGVFVSHMENDLIQATVKIAPTGINTIVQTFRRYGYNIVSQHAEDTYLDSLKERSKYLDKYLNM, from the coding sequence TTGAACACGGAAGAATATATCATAAACGACGTTAGACCTTTTAGTTTGGAAACTACGGTTAAGGAAGTGCAGAACACTTTTAACAACCTGACGTATTCCCATCTGCCTGTTTTTAATGAGGGCACCTATTTGGGTTGTATCTCCGAGACAGACGCGCATTGCTTTGAAAGCGACAAAACACTCTTAGATGTGCAGTATGCCTTAGAAGGATTCTTTGTGCGTGAAAAGACCAATTGGCTGGACGTTCTCGAAGCTTTTGCCCAATACAACAGCAACATCATGCCTGTATTGGACGACGACCAACAGTATTTGGGTTATTTCGAGTTGGGTGATATTATGAACCTGTTCAGCGAAACTCCATTTTTACACGAAGCAGGAGGCATTATCATAGTAGAAAAAGGCGTGAATGACTATTCCTTTAGCGAAATCTGTCAGATCGTAGAATCCAACGACGCCAGACTCCTAGGCGTATTTGTTTCTCATATGGAGAACGATCTCATCCAAGCTACCGTAAAAATTGCACCTACAGGAATCAATACCATAGTACAAACCTTTAGACGCTACGGATACAACATAGTCTCACAACATGCCGAAGACACCTATCTGGACAGTTTGAAAGAACGCTCCAAATATCTGGACAAGTACCTCAACATGTAA
- a CDS encoding OmpH family outer membrane protein, with the protein MKHLKSLCVALVLFVGATGFVQAQDAAKTAHIDTQKLVEAMPSMVDAQNQLKKLQATYDAEIKTMAQEWEAKMKQYNAEAESKTDDENIRRSKEVQDMQKKIQEYQQNALKDLQQKEVDLMTPLLEKARAAIQKVAREQGYQYVLDCAVGNGVILCDGPDLLAAVKKEMGI; encoded by the coding sequence ATGAAACATTTGAAATCTTTATGCGTAGCGTTGGTGTTGTTTGTTGGAGCTACCGGATTTGTGCAAGCTCAAGATGCGGCAAAAACTGCCCATATTGACACCCAAAAGTTGGTAGAAGCTATGCCGAGCATGGTGGACGCACAAAACCAATTAAAGAAATTGCAAGCCACTTATGATGCTGAGATCAAAACTATGGCTCAGGAGTGGGAAGCTAAAATGAAGCAATACAATGCCGAGGCCGAGAGCAAGACCGATGATGAGAACATCCGTCGCTCAAAAGAGGTTCAGGATATGCAAAAGAAAATTCAGGAATATCAGCAAAACGCACTTAAGGACCTTCAGCAAAAAGAAGTTGACCTTATGACTCCACTATTGGAAAAAGCGCGTGCTGCTATTCAAAAAGTAGCCCGTGAGCAAGGATACCAATACGTATTGGATTGCGCTGTAGGGAACGGAGTTATCCTTTGTGATGGACCAGACCTTTTGGCTGCTGTGAAAAAAGAGATGGGTATTTAA
- the murI gene encoding glutamate racemase produces the protein MNNKGPIGIFDSGVGGTSIWRAIQAQMPMEHTLYLADSRNAPYGKKSKAEITALSVKNTEFLIAQGAKIIVVACNTATTNAIDHLRASYDLPFIGIEPAIKPAALQTQTKSIGILATQGTLSSALFAKTSETFAKDIQVIEVIGSGLVELIESDQIQSPEMLELLNKYLAPMKAAKVDHLVLGCSHYPYLIPLISSLLGKGVNIIDSGLAVARQTQRILTQHELLCEQQDPQHLFYTNGNPQVLKRLLADNTAPKQISYKDF, from the coding sequence ATGAACAACAAGGGGCCTATCGGTATTTTTGATTCGGGTGTTGGCGGCACTTCTATTTGGCGTGCCATTCAAGCCCAAATGCCTATGGAGCACACCTTGTATCTGGCAGACAGTCGCAATGCACCTTATGGCAAGAAGTCCAAAGCCGAGATCACGGCATTGAGTGTTAAGAATACGGAGTTTTTAATTGCTCAAGGAGCTAAGATCATAGTGGTTGCCTGCAATACTGCCACTACAAACGCCATAGATCATCTTAGAGCAAGCTACGACCTCCCTTTTATTGGAATAGAACCAGCTATTAAGCCTGCCGCTTTGCAAACCCAAACTAAAAGCATTGGCATATTGGCCACACAAGGAACTTTAAGTAGTGCTCTTTTTGCAAAGACCTCTGAAACCTTCGCCAAAGACATACAAGTCATTGAAGTTATTGGAAGCGGCTTGGTAGAACTCATTGAAAGCGACCAAATTCAAAGCCCTGAGATGCTAGAGCTACTAAACAAATATTTGGCTCCTATGAAGGCGGCTAAAGTGGATCATTTGGTGTTGGGCTGCAGTCATTATCCCTACTTGATCCCACTAATAAGTAGTTTACTTGGTAAGGGCGTGAATATTATAGATAGTGGCTTGGCCGTAGCACGTCAAACCCAACGCATTCTAACGCAACACGAGCTTCTTTGTGAGCAACAAGACCCACAACACCTATTCTACACCAATGGCAACCCACAAGTCCTCAAAAGACTCCTAGCAGACAACACAGCCCCA
- a CDS encoding DUF6089 family protein: MRALFLLFFMGLGSFMSFGQTYEIGAVLGGTNFIGDVGRTNYISPNTLHFGGILKWNRGPRHAFRFTLIQSNLKGDDTKSSESRRAQRGYTFTNSITEASLGLEFNFLEFSMYSDQPQRTPYLYTGLTYFRYNNLFRDPNTDVIRKFDSAWDFAIPMVVGYKATVGTKMILGIEFGARYTLTDALDGSNPVKDLADDQSLKFGNLNSDDWYVFTGLTLSFTFGRQPCYCNF, translated from the coding sequence ATGAGGGCCTTATTTTTGCTGTTTTTTATGGGATTAGGAAGCTTTATGAGCTTCGGTCAAACCTACGAGATAGGAGCTGTTCTGGGCGGAACCAATTTTATTGGCGACGTAGGACGCACCAATTACATCTCGCCTAACACGCTTCACTTCGGAGGGATCCTCAAATGGAATCGCGGCCCAAGACACGCTTTTCGCTTTACTTTGATCCAATCCAACCTCAAAGGAGACGACACCAAATCCAGCGAAAGCAGACGTGCCCAACGCGGTTATACCTTTACCAATTCGATTACAGAAGCATCGCTGGGACTTGAATTTAACTTCCTGGAATTCAGCATGTATTCTGACCAACCACAACGCACACCGTATTTATATACCGGTTTGACGTATTTTCGATATAATAACCTTTTTAGGGACCCGAATACGGATGTGATTCGTAAATTTGACAGCGCTTGGGATTTTGCGATCCCAATGGTTGTTGGCTATAAAGCTACCGTAGGAACCAAGATGATCCTCGGAATTGAATTTGGAGCCCGATATACCCTAACAGACGCCTTGGACGGCAGCAATCCGGTAAAGGATCTCGCAGACGACCAAAGCCTTAAATTTGGCAACCTGAACAGCGACGATTGGTATGTGTTCACAGGACTTACCCTGAGCTTTACCTTTGGTCGCCAACCTTGTTATTGTAACTTTTAG
- a CDS encoding alpha/beta fold hydrolase, whose protein sequence is MSLLHSRILGEGQPLVILHGFLGMGDNWKTLANKFAADGFQVHLVDQRNHGRSFHASGFSYELMATDLLAYMDHHGLDKANLIGHSMGGKTVMEFAVNHPQRVLKLIVADIAPKSYPQHHQAILKGLGLLWDAQLDSRSQADELLATEVPDAGVRQFLLKNLYWKEKGLLGLRMNLPVLAENIEEVGKPLAADAHYTGPTLFLKGARSDYILPMDEILIKRHFPEAQVAEVSAAGHWLHAENPREFYQKVLNFL, encoded by the coding sequence ATGAGCTTATTGCACTCACGTATTCTTGGAGAAGGACAACCTTTGGTGATCTTGCACGGGTTTTTAGGAATGGGAGATAACTGGAAAACCTTGGCCAATAAATTCGCAGCAGATGGATTTCAGGTCCATTTGGTAGATCAGCGCAATCACGGGCGCAGTTTTCATGCGAGTGGATTCTCATACGAATTAATGGCTACAGACCTGTTGGCCTATATGGATCATCACGGCTTGGACAAAGCGAATTTGATTGGACATTCTATGGGAGGGAAGACAGTTATGGAGTTTGCCGTGAACCATCCGCAGCGAGTTTTAAAACTCATCGTTGCCGATATTGCGCCTAAAAGCTATCCGCAGCACCATCAGGCCATATTGAAAGGTCTGGGCTTGCTATGGGATGCCCAATTGGACAGCAGATCGCAAGCGGACGAACTTTTGGCTACCGAGGTGCCGGACGCCGGGGTAAGACAATTTTTATTAAAGAACTTGTATTGGAAAGAGAAAGGACTGCTCGGGCTGCGTATGAATTTGCCAGTACTTGCAGAAAATATAGAAGAGGTAGGCAAGCCATTAGCTGCTGACGCGCATTACACGGGTCCAACCTTGTTTTTAAAAGGTGCGCGATCTGATTATATCCTTCCGATGGATGAAATTTTGATCAAACGTCATTTTCCAGAGGCACAAGTGGCGGAAGTTAGCGCTGCCGGACATTGGCTACATGCCGAAAATCCTAGGGAATTTTACCAAAAAGTCTTGAATTTTTTATAA